The Leguminivora glycinivorella isolate SPB_JAAS2020 chromosome 1, LegGlyc_1.1, whole genome shotgun sequence genome includes a region encoding these proteins:
- the LOC125225443 gene encoding uncharacterized protein LOC125225443, producing MLPVQVFCRFINTTLGNTPPNYRYRGHKPGILYLDTQTRGSGRDLKQTASCIITHSTSGVGSRQRHSVAALLVMPTAPYFVESQRAGSNLVLIARIGAVSGRREQHREEHSAAKDGVRDV from the exons atgcttcccgtgcaggt attttgccgttttattaacaCAACCCTTGGAAATACCCCACCAAATTACCGATACCGAGGCCACAAGCCGGGTATCCTCTACCTCGACACGCAAACTAGGGGCTCGGGCCGCGACTTGAAGCAAACAGCATCATGTATAA TcacacactcgacgagcggcgtgggaagtaggcagaggcatagtgtggccgcgctactcgtcatgcccaccgctccctattttgtcgaGAGTCAAAGGGCCGGCAGCAACCTAGTGCTAATCGCGCGAATAGGGGCAGTGTCTGGCCGGAGAGAGCAACATCGCGAGGAGCATAGTGCGGcaaag GATGGCGTGAGAGATGTCTGA